Proteins encoded together in one Streptomyces rubradiris window:
- a CDS encoding MSMEG_6728 family protein, producing MQTFLPDSDFRRSALLLDRRRLGKQRVEALQVLRGLTVPGYGWRRHPAVRMWHGYEEALVRYGLEICRVWREQGHQDSCAASLVADYAGAHPGAHVRDQAALARAGELPPWLGDAAFHRSHQSALVRKDPETYADLFPGVPDDLPYVWPSSDREADGPAGLPPGP from the coding sequence ATGCAGACGTTCCTGCCCGACTCCGACTTCCGCCGCTCCGCCCTGCTCCTGGACCGCCGCCGCCTGGGCAAGCAGCGGGTCGAGGCGCTCCAGGTCCTGCGCGGGCTGACCGTGCCCGGCTACGGCTGGCGCAGGCACCCGGCCGTGCGGATGTGGCACGGCTACGAGGAGGCCCTGGTCCGCTACGGGCTGGAGATCTGCCGGGTGTGGCGGGAGCAGGGACACCAGGACAGCTGCGCCGCGTCGCTGGTCGCCGACTACGCCGGCGCCCACCCCGGCGCCCACGTGCGCGACCAGGCCGCGCTCGCCCGCGCGGGGGAACTGCCGCCCTGGCTCGGTGACGCCGCCTTCCACCGCAGCCACCAGTCCGCGCTCGTCCGCAAGGACCCGGAGACCTACGCGGACCTGTTCCCCGGCGTCCCCGACGACCTGCCCTACGTATGGCCGTCCTCGGACCGCGAGGCCGACGGACCGGCCGGCCTCCCGCCGGGCCCGTAG